GCGGGCGCGGAATGGCGCCGAAGCCGAACTTCAGCGCCTGTTCGGCGATGCGCTTCTCGAGCGCCAGGCGCTCGGGCAGGACACGGGACTGGTCTGAGGCCCAGGCGCCCATCTGCGAGGAGCGCGCGCGCGTAGCGAAATAGGCGTCGGCCTCGGCGTCGCTGACGCGCTCGACGGGCCCCCGAACGCGGACCTGCCGACGCAGCGATTTCCAGTGAAAAAGCAGGGCCGCCTTGGGCGTTGACGCCAGTTGCCCGCCCTTGGCGCTTTCCAGGTTGGTGTAGAAGACGAAGCCCGCTGCGCTGGCGTCCTTCAGGAGAACCATCCGCACGTCCGGCAAGCCGGTCGGGTCGATGGTGGCCAGGGCCATGGCGTTGGGATCGTTGGGCTCAGACTTGACGGCTTCGGCCAGCCAGTCAGCGAACAGCGCCATGGGGTCCGTGGCCGCCAGCAACGCCGGCGGCGCGGCTTTGGCGATCTGGACAGCGTAGTCGTCTTCGCTGGGCGAGGCGGGGATGTGGGGCCGATCAGTCATGACCGGCATATAACGCGCGCGCTAGGAGCATGCTTGGGGGAAATTGTGGGCCTTTCGGCTTTGGGCTAGAAGCGCCGCCATGTCGCACAACACATTCGGCCACCTGTTCCGCGTCACCACCTGGGGCGAAAGCCACGGCCCGGCCCTGGGTTGCGTCGTCGACGGCTGCCCTCCCGGCATCAAGCTGACTGAGGAGATGGTCCAGCACTGGCTGGATCAGCGGCGGCCTGGGCAGTCGAAATTCGTCACACAGAGGCAAGAGCCCGATGCGGTGCGGATCCTGTCGGGCGTGCTCAGCGACGAGCGCACCAACGGTCAGGTCACCACCGGCACGCCGATCTCGATGATGATCGAGAATGTCGATCAGCGCAGCCGCGACTATTCTGAGATCGCCCAGGTGTTCCGGCCGGGGCACGGCGACTACAGCTACTTCGCCAAGTACGGCGTGCGCGACTATCGTGGCGGGGGCCGGCAATCCGCCCGCGAAACCGCCGCCCGCGTCGCCGCCGGGGCGGTCGCCCGGCTGATCATCCCGGGCGTCACGATCCGCGGCGCGGTGGTGC
This is a stretch of genomic DNA from Phenylobacterium immobile (ATCC 35973). It encodes these proteins:
- the pdxH gene encoding pyridoxamine 5'-phosphate oxidase — encoded protein: MTDRPHIPASPSEDDYAVQIAKAAPPALLAATDPMALFADWLAEAVKSEPNDPNAMALATIDPTGLPDVRMVLLKDASAAGFVFYTNLESAKGGQLASTPKAALLFHWKSLRRQVRVRGPVERVSDAEADAYFATRARSSQMGAWASDQSRVLPERLALEKRIAEQALKFGFGAIPRPPHWSGFRIVPEAIEFWRDRPFRLHERLVFERVGEAWTDHRLYP